A window of the Tessaracoccus sp. MC1865 genome harbors these coding sequences:
- a CDS encoding DUF1116 domain-containing protein, giving the protein MSIADLLTNPLSVVNVGAEMFADDIATQGARVTHLDWTPPGGGRPDVIAALTKLADPANAERIEAANAIALERIVTSQPMLVGFGQALDVVPGMTKKTILHAGPPIEFQRMAGAMKGAVTGALVFEGLAKDLDEAYELALSGEIDFSPCHEHNAVGSMAGVTSASMFMHVVENRPYGNYAYTNLSEQLAKILRMGANDQSVIDRLNWMRDVFGPILRDAMVSAKEIDLRMMLAQAIHMGDEAHNRNNAGTALLIQALTPHILESGFSTKDKQDVFNFVLSSDYFSGPTWMATSKAAMDAAHNIPDSTVVTTMCRNGVEFGIRVSGIGGNTWFTGPAQRVVGPLFAGYTVEDSGLDIGDSAITETYGIGGFAMAAAPAIVPLVGGTVSEAIGYSKTMMDITTGTNPNITIPLLDFRGIASAIDVRKVEDTGILPVINTAIAHKDAGIGMIGAGITYPPLEAFHTATLALAEKF; this is encoded by the coding sequence ATGAGCATCGCAGACCTCCTGACCAACCCGCTGTCGGTCGTCAACGTCGGGGCCGAGATGTTCGCCGACGACATCGCCACCCAGGGCGCCCGCGTCACGCACCTCGACTGGACCCCGCCCGGTGGCGGCCGGCCCGACGTGATCGCCGCGCTGACCAAGCTGGCTGATCCCGCCAACGCCGAGCGCATCGAGGCCGCCAACGCCATCGCGCTGGAACGCATCGTCACCTCCCAGCCCATGCTGGTGGGCTTCGGTCAGGCCCTCGACGTGGTGCCCGGCATGACGAAGAAGACCATCCTGCACGCCGGCCCGCCCATCGAGTTCCAGCGCATGGCCGGCGCCATGAAGGGCGCCGTCACCGGCGCGCTGGTGTTCGAGGGCCTCGCCAAGGACCTCGACGAGGCCTATGAGTTGGCGCTCTCGGGAGAGATCGACTTCAGCCCCTGCCACGAGCACAACGCGGTGGGTTCCATGGCCGGCGTAACCTCCGCATCGATGTTCATGCACGTGGTGGAGAACCGCCCCTACGGCAACTACGCCTACACCAACCTGTCCGAGCAGCTCGCCAAGATCCTTCGGATGGGCGCCAACGACCAGAGCGTCATCGACCGCCTCAACTGGATGCGTGACGTGTTCGGCCCGATCCTCCGCGACGCCATGGTGTCGGCCAAGGAGATCGACCTGCGCATGATGCTGGCCCAGGCCATCCACATGGGCGACGAGGCCCACAACCGCAACAACGCCGGGACCGCGCTGCTCATCCAGGCCCTGACGCCGCACATCCTCGAGTCGGGCTTCTCGACGAAGGACAAGCAGGACGTCTTCAACTTCGTGCTCAGCTCCGACTACTTCTCGGGCCCCACCTGGATGGCCACCTCCAAGGCCGCCATGGACGCGGCGCACAACATTCCGGACTCCACCGTCGTGACCACGATGTGCCGCAACGGCGTGGAGTTCGGCATCCGGGTCTCCGGCATCGGCGGCAACACCTGGTTCACCGGGCCGGCCCAGCGTGTCGTCGGCCCGCTGTTCGCCGGTTACACGGTGGAGGACTCCGGCCTCGACATCGGCGACTCCGCGATCACCGAGACCTACGGCATCGGCGGCTTCGCCATGGCCGCAGCCCCGGCGATCGTCCCCCTGGTGGGCGGCACCGTCTCCGAGGCCATCGGCTACTCGAAGACCATGATGGACATCACCACCGGGACCAACCCGAACATCACGATCCCGCTGCTGGACTTCCGTGGGATCGCCAGCGCCATCGACGTGCGCAAGGTGGAGGACACGGGCATCCTGCCCGTCATCAACACCGCCATCGCGCACAAGGACGCCGGCATCGGCATGATCGGTGCAGGCATCACCTACCCGCCGCTCGAGGCGTTCCACACGGCAACTCTCGCACTGGCCGAGAAGTTCTGA